From the genome of Flavobacterium ovatum, one region includes:
- a CDS encoding TonB-dependent receptor has translation MKALNTKLGFSLLMTPSKVYKVLLLLLISINSFAQHKISGTITDNKGNKLATVEVFNKTTGVKEFSKSNGEFEFNFKNQGSHDFVFYKNGFSIVEQISITTGSQLTVVLSKINNLSEVIIRKQNDRLQSIHKLNDIEETAIYAGKKTEVINISKLTANKATNNARQIFAQVVGLTINESSDGGLQLSIGGRGLNPNRTANFNTRQNGYDISADVLGYPESYYATPTEALEEIQVIRGAASLQYGTQFGGLINFKIKSPTTKPFELVTRNTIGSFGLFTNYTSVSGTNGKFSYYSFFNYKKGDGYRPNSEFESKNYFANLNYKFNDKTSLHFDYTYYNYLAQQPGGLTDEQFNDDPRQSNRTRNWFAVDWNLFALRLKHKFNEDADFSLQLFGLDASRKALGFRDNRITTPDPMEERDLIIGDFVNWGAEARYLKRYFIGQQKSAFLIGTKYYQSRNTQQQGPGSSGSDANFNLATDEFQYYQNQSDFTFPNLNVAVFGENIFKINNNFTITPGFRIEKIITKADGSYRKINLDLAGNVIQDDTQIENTIKDRNLFLFGVGLSYKPKNGIEIYGNVSQNYRSVTFSDIRTVNPSQTIDPNIKDENGYTSDIGIRGNIAKKLTFDTSIFGLYYNDKIGDYDGTNSSNQIVKIRANTGTAITYGFETLLDWNIAKTYFEDKENLSWNLFTNSAITGSSYLKSDVPTILKGYKVEFVPLYNIKSGTSVGYKNFLSSLQFTYVSSQLSSASSNSSNNVLTGISGPIPAYYVADISTSYKWKSFKLEAGITNFTNNSYFTRRATGYPGPGIIPSDSRTFYTTLEFVF, from the coding sequence ATGAAAGCTTTAAACACAAAACTTGGATTCTCCCTTTTAATGACACCATCAAAGGTTTATAAGGTTCTACTACTTTTATTGATTTCAATAAATAGTTTCGCACAACATAAAATTTCGGGTACTATCACCGATAATAAAGGAAATAAATTAGCAACTGTAGAAGTCTTCAATAAGACAACGGGGGTTAAAGAATTCTCTAAATCAAATGGGGAATTTGAATTTAATTTCAAAAACCAAGGAAGCCATGACTTTGTGTTTTACAAAAACGGATTTAGTATCGTGGAGCAAATCAGCATTACAACAGGAAGTCAATTGACGGTTGTTTTGTCTAAAATCAACAATTTATCTGAAGTTATTATTCGAAAACAAAATGACAGACTACAATCCATTCATAAGCTAAACGACATTGAAGAAACGGCGATTTATGCTGGTAAAAAAACGGAAGTAATCAATATTAGCAAATTGACGGCCAATAAAGCGACCAATAATGCGAGACAGATTTTTGCTCAAGTTGTTGGTTTGACCATAAACGAAAGTTCTGATGGTGGTTTACAGTTGAGTATTGGTGGTCGAGGTTTAAACCCTAATAGAACGGCCAATTTCAATACCCGTCAAAACGGTTACGATATTAGTGCTGATGTTTTGGGGTATCCAGAAAGCTATTATGCAACTCCAACCGAAGCTTTGGAAGAAATTCAAGTGATTCGTGGTGCTGCCTCTTTACAATACGGAACGCAATTTGGAGGTTTGATTAATTTTAAAATAAAAAGCCCAACTACAAAACCTTTTGAACTAGTAACCCGCAATACTATTGGTTCTTTTGGGTTGTTTACCAACTATACCTCTGTAAGTGGTACTAATGGGAAATTTAGCTATTATTCTTTTTTCAATTACAAAAAAGGAGATGGCTACAGACCCAACTCGGAATTTGAAAGTAAAAACTATTTTGCTAATTTGAATTATAAGTTCAATGACAAAACCTCTTTACATTTTGACTATACGTACTATAATTATTTGGCACAACAACCAGGCGGATTGACAGACGAGCAATTTAATGACGACCCAAGACAAAGCAACAGAACCCGAAATTGGTTTGCTGTAGATTGGAATTTATTTGCCTTGCGTTTGAAACACAAGTTTAATGAAGATGCTGATTTCTCCTTACAACTTTTTGGTTTGGATGCCAGCAGGAAAGCTTTAGGCTTTAGGGACAACCGAATCACTACGCCAGACCCTATGGAAGAACGTGATTTAATTATTGGTGATTTTGTCAACTGGGGAGCTGAAGCTCGTTACCTAAAACGCTATTTTATTGGTCAACAAAAAAGTGCTTTTTTGATTGGAACCAAATACTATCAATCGCGCAACACGCAACAACAAGGCCCAGGAAGTTCAGGTAGCGATGCCAATTTTAATTTAGCGACTGACGAATTTCAATATTACCAAAACCAATCGGATTTCACTTTTCCAAATTTGAACGTTGCGGTTTTTGGAGAAAATATATTTAAAATCAACAACAACTTCACCATTACCCCTGGTTTTAGAATCGAAAAAATCATTACCAAAGCAGATGGCTCTTATCGAAAAATCAACCTTGATTTGGCCGGAAATGTAATCCAAGATGACACACAAATTGAAAACACAATTAAGGATAGAAATCTATTTTTGTTTGGTGTTGGTTTAAGTTACAAGCCCAAAAACGGAATAGAAATATACGGAAACGTTTCTCAAAACTATCGTTCAGTGACCTTTAGTGATATTCGTACTGTAAATCCAAGTCAAACTATTGACCCAAACATTAAGGACGAAAATGGATATACTTCTGACATTGGAATAAGAGGTAATATTGCTAAAAAATTGACGTTTGACACCAGTATTTTTGGATTGTACTATAATGATAAAATTGGCGATTATGATGGTACTAACTCTTCAAATCAAATTGTAAAAATTAGAGCGAATACAGGAACAGCAATTACCTATGGGTTTGAAACTTTATTGGATTGGAATATCGCCAAAACTTATTTTGAAGACAAGGAAAATTTGAGCTGGAATCTTTTTACAAACTCTGCTATAACTGGTTCTAGTTACTTAAAATCGGATGTTCCTACTATTTTAAAAGGGTACAAAGTAGAATTTGTTCCGTTGTACAATATCAAATCAGGTACAAGTGTTGGGTATAAAAATTTCTTATCTAGTTTGCAATTCACTTATGTTTCCTCGCAACTATCTAGCGCGAGCAGTAATTCGTCTAATAACGTATTAACAGGTATTTCCGGACCTATCCCAGCGTATTATGTAGCCGATATTTCTACCTCGTACAAATGGAAAAGCTTTAAACTAGAAGCTGGAATAACCAACTTTACAAACAACAGTTATTTTACCCGAAGAGCAACAGGATATCCTGGACCTGGAATCATTCCATCAGATAGTAGAACGTTTTATACAACATTGGAATTTGTTTTTTAA
- a CDS encoding helical backbone metal receptor — MKKNIFTDQLGTEHFFEKAPQRIISLVPSQTELLYDLGLEAYIVGITKFCVHPYHLKSTKIKVGGTKKVHYEKIRLLEPDIIICNKEENTKEIVEKLSEICPVWVTDILTIDDNFQMITDFGQLFNRRVEARKWNDKLAFALSNFKQFIHDKPTIKTAYFIWKNPYMVAGSNNYIHELLQLNRFENVFRAITRYPEVSIAQLSDANPEVILLSSEPYPFKKEDGYELQPDLSSAQIILVDGEMFSWYGTRLLKALEYFKMVRSSLK; from the coding sequence TTGAAGAAAAATATTTTTACAGATCAACTAGGAACTGAACATTTTTTTGAGAAAGCACCGCAACGAATTATTTCATTAGTGCCTTCGCAAACTGAGTTGCTCTATGATTTGGGTTTAGAAGCGTATATTGTTGGAATCACAAAATTCTGTGTACATCCCTATCATCTAAAATCTACCAAAATTAAGGTAGGAGGAACCAAGAAAGTACATTATGAAAAAATAAGGTTATTGGAACCTGATATTATCATTTGCAATAAAGAAGAAAACACCAAAGAAATTGTTGAAAAACTAAGCGAAATATGTCCTGTTTGGGTAACAGATATTTTGACAATTGACGATAATTTTCAAATGATAACCGATTTCGGTCAGCTTTTTAATCGTCGTGTCGAAGCTCGAAAATGGAATGATAAACTAGCATTTGCCTTGAGCAATTTCAAACAATTTATCCATGATAAACCGACAATAAAAACGGCCTATTTTATTTGGAAAAATCCATATATGGTGGCTGGTTCGAATAATTATATTCATGAGTTGCTTCAACTCAATCGGTTTGAAAATGTATTTAGAGCAATCACTCGTTATCCTGAAGTTTCTATAGCTCAATTAAGTGACGCTAATCCGGAAGTTATTTTATTGTCATCAGAACCTTATCCTTTCAAGAAAGAAGATGGTTATGAGTTGCAACCTGATTTGTCTAGCGCTCAAATTATTTTAGTCGATGGTGAAATGTTTTCTTGGTACGGTACAAGGTTATTAAAAGCATTGGAGTATTTTAAAATGGTACGTTCTAGTTTAAAATAA
- a CDS encoding DUF4856 domain-containing protein: MTRSNLLFTAITVATLSLTSCTNDNEDSTLNYNVPTQYTFERNSSTTVDFSGQSSRLLMLGEMGTYISTAAKNKTFASNTVLSNMYVNSNNAFSSTDLNTSGKQLKDKTAASKDYFSTFLGGGGTAEKLAVQAFFETQLTNASFASTLPQVAASAGVAGVYLDGTSSRLFAANGLEPQQVFLKGMMGACFMDQVVNNYLSTDKLDEASNRENNTNKVVETAKNYTTMEHTWDEAYGYIYGADGGKYWDSYINQVNADVDFNTITVDLKNAFIKGRAAIVANDYETRNAQIDIIKTKLALVPAVRAVFYLQEGKSKLTTNNAPAFHALSEAYGFIMCLRYTNKPGTNAPYFTKAEVDTILSTLISGTNQTNGFWDVDYLNTKLDVLSLQIATKFGFTVAQAATVN; encoded by the coding sequence ATGACTCGTTCAAATTTACTTTTCACTGCAATAACAGTAGCCACTTTATCTTTAACTTCTTGTACAAATGATAATGAGGATTCAACTTTAAATTATAATGTCCCAACGCAATACACTTTTGAAAGAAATAGTTCTACTACAGTAGATTTCTCTGGTCAATCTAGTCGATTATTAATGCTGGGGGAAATGGGGACGTACATTAGTACTGCAGCAAAAAACAAAACATTTGCCAGCAATACTGTATTATCTAATATGTATGTTAATTCAAATAATGCTTTTTCGAGCACTGATTTAAATACTTCTGGAAAACAGTTAAAAGACAAAACTGCTGCTTCCAAAGATTATTTTTCTACTTTCTTAGGCGGAGGAGGTACAGCAGAGAAACTTGCAGTACAAGCCTTTTTTGAAACACAATTAACCAATGCTTCTTTTGCAAGTACACTTCCACAGGTAGCTGCATCAGCAGGTGTTGCAGGCGTTTATCTTGATGGTACATCAAGCAGATTATTTGCAGCAAATGGACTAGAGCCGCAACAAGTATTTTTAAAAGGAATGATGGGTGCTTGTTTTATGGATCAAGTAGTGAATAATTACTTAAGCACTGACAAACTAGATGAAGCTTCAAACAGAGAAAACAACACCAATAAGGTAGTGGAAACAGCTAAAAATTATACTACAATGGAGCACACATGGGATGAAGCTTATGGCTATATTTATGGTGCTGATGGAGGGAAATACTGGGATAGCTATATCAATCAAGTGAATGCTGATGTTGATTTTAATACCATAACTGTTGATCTTAAAAATGCTTTTATTAAAGGTAGAGCTGCAATAGTAGCCAATGATTATGAGACAAGAAATGCTCAAATCGATATTATCAAAACAAAATTAGCTTTAGTTCCTGCAGTTCGTGCTGTATTTTATCTTCAAGAAGGAAAAAGTAAACTAACTACTAATAATGCTCCAGCATTTCACGCTCTTTCAGAAGCGTATGGCTTCATCATGTGTCTTCGTTATACCAATAAACCTGGTACAAATGCGCCATATTTTACCAAAGCTGAAGTAGATACAATATTAAGTACACTTATTTCTGGAACAAATCAGACAAATGGTTTTTGGGATGTGGATTATTTAAACACCAAATTAGACGTATTATCATTACAAATTGCAACTAAATTTGGTTTCACAGTTGCTCAAGCAGCAACAGTAAATTAA
- a CDS encoding ion channel, producing MALLDHINLKAKTDKNTGFGTNSSSYGGRFINKNGVANIEKKGMNILHRISWYHTLIDMPMWKFMTIVLAFYVGINFVFAAIYFGIGIEYLDGISNSDSDWGKFGKAYFFSAQTFTTVGYGHISPKGFMTSALSAAEALIGLLSFAIATGLFFGRFSKPTAFLKFSHNAVIAPYENITGLMIRMTPFKNTNFTDAEAKMTLGMSIEENGQMINKFYTLDLELQKINSLSLSWTLVHPINDQSPLHQFTKTDFETIHGELLVYVKTFDDMFSSTVAARTSYVFSEIVYGAKFVPMYTRNFDHSKTVLDLDKLNEFVPVVLG from the coding sequence ATGGCACTATTAGATCACATTAATTTAAAAGCAAAAACCGATAAAAATACTGGTTTCGGTACTAATTCTAGTAGTTATGGAGGTCGTTTTATCAATAAAAATGGGGTAGCCAATATTGAAAAAAAAGGAATGAATATTTTGCATCGCATCAGTTGGTATCATACATTGATTGATATGCCTATGTGGAAGTTTATGACCATTGTTTTGGCTTTTTATGTTGGTATTAACTTCGTTTTTGCAGCTATTTATTTTGGAATAGGTATAGAATATTTGGATGGTATATCAAATTCGGATAGTGATTGGGGGAAATTTGGGAAAGCCTATTTTTTTAGTGCTCAAACTTTTACTACCGTAGGTTACGGTCATATTAGTCCTAAAGGATTTATGACCAGTGCACTCTCAGCTGCCGAGGCCTTGATAGGATTGTTGAGTTTTGCTATAGCTACCGGTTTATTTTTTGGGAGATTTAGCAAGCCTACTGCTTTCTTGAAGTTTTCTCACAATGCTGTGATTGCTCCGTATGAAAATATAACGGGATTGATGATTAGAATGACACCTTTTAAAAACACCAATTTTACAGATGCTGAAGCTAAAATGACTTTAGGGATGAGTATTGAGGAAAATGGTCAAATGATCAATAAATTTTACACACTAGACTTGGAATTACAAAAAATAAACTCTCTCAGTTTGAGTTGGACTTTAGTACATCCTATTAATGATCAAAGTCCTTTGCATCAATTTACTAAAACTGATTTTGAAACTATTCATGGCGAATTGTTGGTATATGTAAAAACGTTTGACGATATGTTTAGTAGCACTGTTGCCGCTCGGACATCTTATGTTTTTAGTGAAATTGTTTATGGTGCTAAGTTTGTTCCCATGTACACTCGAAATTTTGATCATTCTAAAACGGTTTTGGATTTAGATAAATTAAATG
- a CDS encoding general stress protein CsbD, with translation MNTTEIKENWNELKRKLKQKLADITDDDLLLAERKQEEILGKLEVKLGKSKDKIRKVIAEL, from the coding sequence ATGAATACTACAGAAATCAAAGAAAATTGGAACGAATTAAAAAGAAAATTGAAACAAAAACTTGCTGATATAACAGATGACGATTTATTATTAGCCGAAAGAAAACAAGAAGAAATACTTGGAAAACTTGAAGTAAAACTAGGGAAATCTAAAGACAAAATCAGAAAAGTTATTGCCGAGTTGTAG
- a CDS encoding alpha/beta hydrolase — translation MKKFEMDIPLKSVILKGNMVIPDKATGMVIFSNGSGSKRSNSRNKILAELIQNKNIGTLVFNLLTEEEDLVYENKYNIDLLVSRLIETTEWLIQNKHTKDLPIGYFGASTGAAAAMRAAAYFGKIIKAVVSRGGRPDMVINTLSQVISPTLLIVGGIDVPIIGMNKMAFDELQSVKEMKIVPKATQLFKEPGKLQEAAELAIVWFKRYFIKKEQYSF, via the coding sequence ATGAAAAAATTCGAAATGGATATCCCTTTGAAATCCGTAATACTAAAAGGAAATATGGTAATTCCCGACAAAGCAACAGGTATGGTTATTTTTTCTAATGGGAGTGGCTCAAAAAGGTCAAACTCAAGAAATAAAATTCTTGCAGAATTAATCCAAAACAAAAATATTGGAACATTGGTGTTTAATCTTCTTACAGAGGAAGAAGATTTGGTTTACGAAAACAAATACAATATAGATCTTCTTGTTAGTAGATTAATAGAAACAACCGAATGGTTGATACAAAATAAGCACACAAAAGATCTCCCTATTGGTTACTTTGGCGCCAGTACAGGAGCTGCAGCAGCGATGAGAGCAGCTGCATATTTTGGAAAAATAATTAAAGCCGTAGTTTCACGTGGCGGAAGACCCGATATGGTTATAAACACCTTAAGTCAGGTTATATCACCCACTTTATTAATTGTTGGAGGTATTGATGTTCCTATTATCGGCATGAATAAAATGGCATTTGACGAACTACAATCAGTTAAAGAAATGAAAATTGTACCTAAAGCAACTCAACTTTTTAAAGAACCCGGAAAATTACAAGAAGCCGCAGAATTAGCCATTGTATGGTTTAAAAGATATTTTATAAAGAAAGAGCAGTATTCTTTTTAA
- a CDS encoding imelysin family protein: protein MKKIFFLFSLITLIAACSSTDDGSSSNDGYDRTALLTHWANNIIIPSYTNYQTTLQTLVTDANTFTTNPTEANLLTVRASWLEAYKAFQYVSHYSFGKSEDIYFKEKTNTYPTDAVGIDTNITGGTYDFSLISQRNKQGLPALDYVLNGLGTTDASIVAFYSGSSAAKYKKYLTDLVAALKTNNNTVLADWNGSYKATYIANNGNSVTSAVSVTVNKFLKNFEKDVRAGKLGIPAGVFSNVTYPEKVEAFYKKDVSKTLYNTAIQASQDFFNGKNFGNSTTGPGLKAYLDFLKSVRSGQNLSDIINNQFTTIYAKNDLLNADFSTQITTDNTKMITAYDAIQQNVVYLKLDMMQAVKITVDYVDNDGD, encoded by the coding sequence ATGAAAAAAATATTCTTTTTATTCAGCCTTATTACTCTGATAGCAGCTTGCTCTTCAACTGATGATGGTAGCAGTAGCAACGATGGTTATGACAGAACAGCCCTTTTGACACATTGGGCAAATAATATTATTATACCAAGTTACACCAATTATCAAACGACATTGCAAACATTAGTTACTGATGCTAATACGTTTACCACGAATCCAACAGAAGCTAATCTGTTAACTGTTCGAGCTTCATGGTTAGAAGCTTATAAAGCCTTTCAGTATGTTTCACACTATAGTTTTGGAAAATCGGAAGATATTTATTTCAAAGAAAAAACAAATACTTATCCAACAGATGCAGTTGGAATTGACACCAACATAACAGGTGGAACCTATGATTTTAGTTTAATTTCTCAACGTAACAAACAAGGGTTGCCAGCTTTAGATTATGTACTTAATGGTTTAGGAACTACGGATGCTTCAATTGTTGCTTTTTACTCAGGAAGCAGTGCCGCAAAATATAAAAAGTATTTGACCGACTTGGTTGCTGCTTTAAAAACAAACAATAATACTGTTTTAGCCGACTGGAACGGAAGTTACAAAGCAACTTACATTGCCAACAATGGAAATTCAGTAACGAGTGCCGTAAGTGTTACTGTAAATAAATTCTTAAAAAACTTTGAAAAAGATGTTCGTGCAGGAAAATTAGGGATACCAGCCGGCGTATTTTCTAATGTAACATATCCTGAAAAAGTAGAAGCTTTTTACAAAAAAGATGTATCCAAAACATTATACAACACTGCTATTCAAGCCTCACAAGACTTTTTTAATGGTAAAAACTTTGGCAACAGTACTACTGGCCCTGGATTAAAAGCCTATTTGGATTTCTTGAAATCAGTACGTAGTGGACAAAATCTAAGTGATATCATCAATAATCAGTTTACCACGATTTATGCTAAAAACGACCTCTTGAATGCCGATTTCAGCACGCAAATCACTACGGATAACACAAAGATGATTACCGCTTATGATGCCATACAACAAAATGTAGTGTATTTAAAACTGGATATGATGCAAGCGGTAAAAATCACAGTAGATTATGTAGATAATGATGGTGATTAA
- a CDS encoding AI-2E family transporter: MSGKNHIALDLLGVVLIVFIAYLLQDFIIPLLFAIILSVLIYPIVQFFESRLCFNRIISITIAIIIFSAIIFLVFALISMQFEEIMSKSSKYYIQIKQKTIPLFAQMEHDLGVSSKDIVGNNKLEVKEIVKQNSNKIIPFLTKSGGVLSDFILSPLYMFLFLLYRNFLVSFIYKATSGFYNKAKTRQILSELYKVQQNYMLGLVSVMAIVGLLNSIGLLILGIEYPFFFGFLCSLLLLVPYIGIIIGSILPALIALATKDSYWYAVGVIGIFGFIQFIEGNFITPKITGNKVSLNAFASILSIVLFSMLWGIPGMILALPITASLKVVFDNTKNLKVIGFLLGEAKEKYFSSKAKYRLKIWNKIRLQK; encoded by the coding sequence ATGTCAGGTAAAAATCATATCGCACTAGATTTATTAGGGGTTGTCTTAATTGTATTTATAGCATATCTTTTACAAGATTTTATAATCCCTCTATTATTTGCCATTATTCTAAGTGTGTTAATTTACCCAATTGTACAATTTTTTGAGTCCCGTTTATGCTTTAATCGTATTATTTCAATCACCATAGCTATAATTATTTTCTCAGCAATAATTTTCTTAGTTTTTGCTTTGATAAGTATGCAATTTGAAGAGATCATGAGCAAAAGCAGTAAATACTATATTCAAATTAAACAAAAAACGATTCCCTTATTTGCACAAATGGAACATGACTTAGGAGTTAGCAGCAAGGATATTGTAGGGAATAATAAACTTGAAGTAAAAGAAATTGTAAAACAAAATTCTAATAAAATAATCCCATTTTTAACCAAATCAGGAGGAGTGCTTAGTGATTTTATTTTATCTCCTTTGTATATGTTTTTGTTTTTATTATATCGAAATTTCTTGGTGAGTTTTATTTATAAAGCTACATCAGGATTTTATAACAAAGCCAAAACAAGACAAATTTTAAGCGAGCTTTATAAAGTGCAGCAAAATTACATGCTAGGCTTAGTGAGTGTAATGGCTATTGTAGGTTTACTCAATAGTATAGGTTTATTGATATTAGGCATTGAATATCCTTTTTTCTTTGGTTTTTTATGCTCCTTATTATTACTTGTTCCATATATTGGTATTATTATAGGTTCTATTTTACCTGCTTTAATAGCCTTAGCAACCAAAGACTCTTATTGGTATGCTGTGGGTGTAATTGGAATTTTTGGATTCATTCAATTTATTGAAGGAAATTTCATAACTCCTAAAATTACAGGCAATAAAGTTTCATTAAATGCTTTTGCCTCAATTTTATCTATTGTACTTTTTTCAATGCTATGGGGAATTCCTGGTATGATTTTAGCATTGCCTATTACGGCTTCGTTAAAAGTTGTTTTTGACAACACTAAGAACTTAAAAGTCATTGGCTTTCTATTAGGTGAAGCTAAAGAAAAGTATTTTAGTAGCAAAGCAAAATACCGATTAAAAATTTGGAATAAAATAAGACTCCAGAAATAG
- the pyrF gene encoding orotidine-5'-phosphate decarboxylase: protein MTTEQLFDQIQLKKSFLCVGLDVDLNKIPEHLLALEDPIFEFNKAIIDATHDLCVSYKPNIAFFEAYGIKGWMSLHKTINYINENYPEVFTIADAKRGDIGNTSSMYAKAFFEDLNFDSVTVAPYMGKDSVEPFLAFENKHTIMLALTSNEGAFDFQTLNVGGKELYKHVLETSKTWNNSQNLMYVVGATKAEYFTEIRKIVPDSFLLVPGVGAQGGSLSEVCKYGMNDKIGLLINSSRGIIYASKGADFAEKARAEALKMQQEMEVIMSLKL, encoded by the coding sequence ATGACTACAGAACAACTTTTTGACCAAATTCAACTAAAAAAATCTTTTCTATGCGTAGGCTTAGATGTTGATTTAAACAAGATACCGGAACATTTATTAGCACTTGAAGATCCTATTTTTGAGTTTAATAAAGCCATTATTGACGCAACACATGATTTGTGTGTGTCATACAAACCAAATATTGCTTTTTTTGAAGCATACGGAATCAAAGGCTGGATGTCTTTGCATAAAACTATCAATTATATCAACGAAAATTATCCAGAGGTATTCACTATTGCTGATGCTAAACGTGGCGATATAGGAAATACTTCTTCGATGTATGCCAAAGCTTTTTTTGAAGACTTGAATTTTGATAGTGTGACCGTAGCGCCTTATATGGGGAAAGATTCGGTAGAACCGTTTTTAGCTTTTGAAAACAAACATACCATCATGCTTGCTCTGACTTCTAACGAAGGAGCTTTTGATTTTCAAACCTTGAATGTAGGCGGAAAAGAATTGTACAAGCATGTATTAGAAACGTCTAAAACTTGGAACAATAGCCAAAACTTAATGTATGTAGTGGGTGCGACGAAAGCTGAGTATTTTACAGAAATCCGTAAAATTGTTCCAGATAGTTTCTTGCTAGTACCAGGAGTAGGAGCACAAGGAGGAAGCCTTTCTGAAGTTTGTAAGTATGGGATGAACGACAAAATAGGGTTATTGATTAATTCTTCAAGAGGAATTATCTATGCTTCTAAAGGAGCTGATTTTGCAGAAAAGGCTAGAGCCGAAGCTTTAAAAATGCAACAGGAAATGGAAGTGATTATGAGCTTGAAGTTGTAG
- a CDS encoding HTTM domain-containing protein — protein MFQNYFKQYTSAATLAFFRLAFGLMMLLSLIRFASYGWIDKFYIAPQFHFTYYGFEWVKPIGIYTYLIFIVCGIAALFVAIGYQYKWAVFSFFLSFTYIELMDKTTYLNHYYFITIVSLVLCFLPANCYFSIDAYKNEKIRFQTIPRWNTDILKVLLAIVYIYAGLAKLNSDWLLEAMPLKIWLPDNTKIPGLSYLMNQTWVHYAFSWIGAIYDLGIVFMMLNKRTRGFGFFLIVVFHLLTRILFPIGVFPYVMIISSLIFFEASLHKKILNFVAKLFSTSLFLFENGKEKVQSFDPSQQIKLSFLGLFMAFQLLFPFRYLCYPDELFWTEEGFRFSWRVMLMEKAGYTEFTVSDIKNNKSIQVNNTLFLTAFQEKQMSFQPDFILEYAHFLKKHYQKQGFENPEVHVASYVALNGRLSQKYIDPTINLAKENESFKHKTWILPFNDTIKGL, from the coding sequence ATGTTTCAAAATTATTTCAAACAATATACATCAGCCGCAACGCTAGCTTTCTTTAGGCTAGCGTTTGGTTTAATGATGCTATTGAGTTTGATTCGGTTTGCTAGTTATGGCTGGATTGATAAGTTCTATATTGCTCCACAATTTCACTTTACCTATTATGGTTTTGAATGGGTGAAACCTATCGGGATTTACACTTATCTTATTTTTATAGTTTGCGGTATTGCTGCCCTATTTGTTGCAATAGGCTACCAATATAAATGGGCGGTTTTTAGTTTTTTCTTGAGTTTTACCTATATCGAACTCATGGATAAAACTACTTATCTCAACCATTACTACTTTATTACCATCGTTAGTTTGGTACTGTGTTTTTTGCCAGCCAATTGCTACTTTTCTATTGATGCCTATAAAAATGAGAAAATCCGTTTTCAAACGATTCCTCGTTGGAATACTGATATTTTAAAAGTACTCTTAGCCATCGTTTATATTTATGCTGGTTTGGCTAAACTCAATTCGGATTGGTTATTAGAAGCCATGCCGCTGAAAATTTGGTTGCCTGACAACACCAAAATCCCTGGTTTAAGTTACTTAATGAATCAAACATGGGTACATTACGCCTTTAGTTGGATTGGTGCCATTTACGATCTTGGAATTGTTTTTATGATGTTGAATAAAAGAACCCGAGGATTTGGATTTTTCTTAATCGTAGTCTTTCATTTATTGACTCGTATTTTATTTCCTATTGGAGTTTTTCCGTATGTGATGATTATTAGTTCTTTGATTTTCTTTGAAGCTTCGTTACACAAAAAAATATTAAATTTTGTCGCCAAACTCTTTTCGACCAGCCTCTTTTTATTCGAAAACGGGAAAGAAAAAGTGCAAAGCTTTGATCCTTCTCAACAAATAAAATTGTCGTTTTTAGGGCTTTTTATGGCATTTCAATTGCTGTTTCCTTTTCGTTATTTGTGCTATCCTGATGAGCTTTTTTGGACTGAAGAAGGATTTCGTTTTTCGTGGCGGGTGATGTTAATGGAAAAAGCGGGTTATACTGAATTTACTGTTTCTGACATAAAAAACAATAAAAGCATACAGGTAAACAATACGCTCTTCTTAACTGCGTTTCAAGAAAAGCAAATGTCATTTCAACCCGATTTCATATTAGAATATGCTCATTTTTTAAAAAAACATTATCAAAAACAAGGTTTTGAAAACCCAGAAGTACACGTAGCCAGTTATGTAGCACTCAACGGACGATTAAGCCAAAAATATATAGACCCAACAATCAATTTAGCCAAAGAAAATGAAAGCTTTAAACACAAAACTTGGATTCTCCCTTTTAATGACACCATCAAAGGTTTATAA